In the Bdellovibrio sp. ArHS genome, one interval contains:
- a CDS encoding DEAD/DEAH box helicase: MTPLTTVDSFESFGLSAPVMAAMLDMGFTTPTPIQRQALPILLAGAQDFIGLASTGTGKTAAFGIPLVESIDASTKDTQALVMSPTRELALQVAEQLTLLGKKKGLRVVTIYGGSSYRTQIEGIKRGAHIVVATPGRLVDFLEQKIIKLQNVKTVVLDEADEMLNMGFKDDLEFILKATHSEGETSHRAACRTWLFSATMSGDVRRIAETYLESPETVQINKSTGTADTIEQVYYTVKDSSKTEVIGRLLQTLPEFYGIIFCQTKMEVAELADILTQRGFPADSLHGDKSQQEREATLKKFKQRQVKVIVATDVAARGLDIKDLTHVINHSLPWDAESYVHRIGRTGRNGQKGTAITLVNPEQLNLLRRVMISTKAVLTKGVVPSADEVAGLKIKDVLDRVSTMPAEGAELQLANDLIQDLIQSEDINLQNFSKEELLARFIVAYFPKVFVKKDQMLDYMGDRIPRELLPRDPNDSRFTRGRGDSGGGRSGGYRRGGYSSGGGGRRFERSERSDRGERTERSFAPRAERQERAEINPVTGYRPRAEASGPRHTPKRQERSERSERGGGERSERRDHPGIKRFRPGKKKYQD; this comes from the coding sequence ATGACTCCATTGACAACTGTCGATAGTTTCGAAAGCTTTGGTCTGAGCGCGCCGGTGATGGCCGCTATGCTGGACATGGGCTTTACGACACCGACCCCCATCCAACGCCAAGCTTTGCCTATTCTCCTAGCAGGAGCTCAAGACTTCATCGGTCTTGCATCAACAGGCACAGGAAAAACAGCCGCATTCGGTATCCCTCTTGTAGAGTCTATCGATGCTTCCACCAAAGACACTCAAGCTTTAGTGATGAGCCCAACCCGTGAGTTGGCTCTTCAAGTGGCCGAGCAATTGACTTTGCTAGGCAAGAAAAAAGGCCTACGTGTAGTTACGATTTACGGTGGTTCTAGCTACCGCACACAAATCGAAGGTATCAAAAGAGGCGCGCACATCGTGGTGGCAACACCCGGCCGTCTTGTGGATTTCCTAGAGCAAAAAATTATCAAACTGCAAAATGTAAAAACGGTCGTGCTTGATGAGGCCGATGAAATGCTGAACATGGGCTTCAAAGATGACCTTGAGTTCATCTTGAAAGCCACCCATTCTGAGGGCGAGACTTCTCACCGTGCGGCCTGCCGTACCTGGTTATTCTCGGCAACAATGAGCGGTGATGTGCGCCGTATTGCTGAAACGTACTTGGAAAGCCCTGAGACGGTTCAGATCAATAAATCCACTGGCACTGCCGATACGATTGAGCAAGTTTACTACACGGTGAAAGATTCCTCTAAAACGGAAGTTATCGGCCGCTTGTTACAAACACTGCCCGAGTTCTACGGCATCATCTTCTGCCAAACGAAAATGGAAGTGGCAGAGCTTGCGGACATTCTGACTCAACGTGGATTCCCTGCAGATTCTTTGCATGGTGATAAATCCCAACAAGAGCGTGAAGCGACTTTGAAAAAGTTCAAGCAACGCCAAGTAAAAGTGATCGTGGCGACAGACGTGGCCGCACGTGGTTTGGATATCAAAGACCTGACTCACGTTATCAATCACTCTTTGCCTTGGGATGCGGAATCCTATGTTCACCGTATCGGTCGTACCGGCCGTAACGGGCAAAAAGGGACAGCGATCACGCTGGTAAACCCTGAACAGTTGAATCTTCTTCGTCGGGTCATGATCAGCACGAAGGCCGTACTGACAAAAGGTGTTGTTCCTTCTGCAGACGAAGTCGCTGGTCTTAAGATCAAAGATGTTTTGGATCGCGTAAGCACAATGCCGGCAGAAGGTGCTGAGCTGCAATTAGCGAATGATTTGATTCAAGATCTGATTCAAAGCGAAGACATTAATTTACAAAACTTCTCTAAAGAAGAGCTTCTGGCTCGCTTCATCGTGGCTTACTTCCCGAAAGTCTTCGTGAAGAAAGATCAGATGTTGGACTACATGGGCGATCGTATTCCTCGCGAATTATTGCCTCGTGATCCTAACGACAGCCGTTTCACACGCGGTCGTGGAGATAGCGGTGGTGGTCGCAGTGGTGGTTACCGTCGTGGTGGCTATAGCTCTGGTGGCGGCGGACGTCGTTTTGAACGAAGTGAACGTAGCGATCGTGGTGAACGCACCGAGCGCAGTTTTGCTCCGCGCGCGGAACGTCAAGAACGTGCCGAGATCAATCCTGTGACGGGGTATCGCCCTCGAGCAGAGGCTTCAGGTCCTCGTCATACGCCAAAGCGCCAAGAACGCTCTGAGCGTAGCGAGCGCGGTGGCGGAGAACGCAGCGAGCGCCGTGATCATCCCGGTATTAAACGCTTCCGTCCTGGGAAGAAGAAGTACCAAGACTAG
- a CDS encoding STAS domain-containing protein, which yields MEDQKSFQYAFNQRNNMLVVSLTGEITSQVIPALEACRQELLGKTEISRVVIYFQDVDTISLDAVPLLAQMQREIRAKPADLRLASLRESLKEKLIRMGVVRGLEVADDLKTALLSF from the coding sequence TTGGAAGACCAGAAGTCGTTTCAGTACGCCTTTAATCAGAGAAATAACATGCTCGTGGTGTCCCTTACGGGGGAAATAACCAGTCAAGTCATACCGGCCTTGGAAGCCTGTCGACAAGAGTTGTTAGGTAAAACGGAAATCAGTCGGGTCGTTATCTATTTTCAAGATGTTGACACTATCAGTTTGGATGCGGTCCCGTTGTTGGCGCAGATGCAAAGGGAGATTCGCGCGAAGCCGGCGGATTTACGCTTGGCTTCGCTGCGCGAAAGTCTGAAGGAAAAACTTATCCGTATGGGAGTGGTTCGCGGTCTGGAGGTCGCCGACGACCTGAAAACCGCGTTGCTGTCGTTCTAA
- a CDS encoding TolC family protein has product MKFLTLVLTFFLVATTAFTAPKKQQGPVKINPTSLRELYLSRNIDIAIALNEVQQAKTQVSIARGNLLPSVNLGAVISSGPSFMLTSVSMLLPFLMPSSWLDLKENTYLLRAQGTSYYLAQLNGYASAYSVYLTVLGDIELRNALQEQYENYEQIAEALRLPAEVGIIRKEEYLQAQAQAKNALVQVSQVDELIKREKASVRQMLGLELTQEIVFEPANVAASSAETLTPIALLEKIHESSPETTQMNALITAAQYNKWSKAFSFLTGSSLGINRPASGGAFSSVTSTGSVNMGFGYFPSLELSNLNVEQLRLRKQELRYDQAQLIESTLGALQEAHRQFEAASVAEANLREVYDAEYKRYQLGITDILHVLQAGNSLTSALLNKVKATTNLNTLRISLHRLMLSDQFANIEKCTIERQGSGGIKGKLGRIFKPEKYRVSLDEVCGN; this is encoded by the coding sequence ATGAAATTTCTAACTCTGGTATTGACCTTTTTTTTGGTCGCGACAACAGCCTTTACCGCCCCCAAAAAACAGCAAGGCCCGGTGAAGATCAATCCAACCTCTCTGCGCGAACTTTATCTTTCCCGCAATATCGATATCGCAATTGCTTTGAATGAAGTTCAGCAAGCAAAGACGCAAGTGTCGATCGCGCGCGGCAACCTTCTTCCCTCTGTCAATCTGGGTGCAGTGATTTCCAGTGGCCCTAGCTTCATGCTGACTTCCGTGAGCATGCTCTTGCCTTTCCTTATGCCCAGCAGTTGGTTGGATCTGAAAGAGAACACCTATCTTCTGCGCGCTCAAGGAACATCCTACTATCTGGCGCAGTTGAATGGTTATGCTTCCGCTTACTCTGTGTATTTGACAGTCTTGGGCGACATCGAACTTCGCAATGCCCTGCAAGAGCAGTATGAAAACTACGAGCAGATTGCTGAAGCCCTTCGTCTTCCTGCCGAGGTGGGAATCATCCGCAAGGAAGAATACCTGCAAGCACAGGCTCAGGCGAAAAATGCCTTAGTGCAAGTGTCTCAGGTCGATGAGTTGATCAAAAGAGAAAAAGCCTCTGTACGACAAATGCTCGGGCTTGAACTGACACAGGAAATTGTTTTCGAGCCGGCGAATGTTGCCGCCTCTAGCGCAGAAACGCTCACGCCGATCGCTCTTCTTGAAAAGATTCATGAAAGTTCGCCTGAGACGACGCAAATGAATGCTTTGATCACGGCAGCTCAATACAACAAATGGAGCAAGGCTTTCAGCTTCCTGACCGGCAGCTCTTTGGGAATCAATCGCCCTGCTTCTGGAGGCGCCTTTAGTTCGGTCACTTCCACCGGCTCGGTCAATATGGGTTTTGGCTACTTCCCCAGTCTGGAACTTTCAAATCTGAATGTTGAACAACTGCGTTTGCGCAAGCAAGAGTTGCGCTATGACCAGGCCCAATTGATTGAATCCACCTTGGGGGCGTTGCAAGAAGCGCATCGCCAGTTTGAAGCGGCCTCTGTCGCTGAAGCAAACTTGCGCGAAGTTTACGACGCTGAATACAAACGTTATCAACTGGGTATCACGGACATCCTTCATGTTCTTCAGGCCGGTAACTCATTGACATCGGCACTTCTTAACAAAGTCAAAGCGACGACAAATCTGAATACCCTGCGCATCAGTCTTCATCGACTTATGCTTTCGGATCAGTTCGCGAATATCGAAAAGTGCACCATTGAACGTCAAGGTTCAGGTGGCATTAAAGGCAAACTGGGCCGAATCTTCAAACCAGAAAAATACCGCGTTTCTTTAGATGAAGTTTGCGGAAATTAA
- a CDS encoding FAD-dependent oxidoreductase has translation MNTYNTHETHTYWLDSVEMPATKPLDKDLMVDTCIVGGGLGGLITAYLLMKEGRSVCILEAHELGSGQSGRTTAHFTTALDDRYFEIERLHGEEKTFMAAESHQAALEEIEKIILEEGIECEMQHVDGYLFLAEGDHLTTLEEEFRAASRAGLIVKLVQQPPVGFDCGTCLCFPRQIQLHPMKLLRGLADAILRKDQAIFTQTVVVDVQGGEKAFVTTREGHTVRAQNIVVATNSPINDLFAIHTKQAPYRTYVIGGLITKGRFPHILCWDTGDPYHYIRTTPYSVTHDLILVGGEDHKTGQNSHPEETLKKLEMWARARFPIESVRYHWSGQVMEPVDGMGFLGHNPMDKNNVYVITGDSGNGMTHCVVGGILIRDQITHRPNPWHELYDPGRVNLRAAKEFIAENANVAAQYTEYFTPEHVKSFESIPEGEGAVVNLGLKKVAVYKDEVGHLEFLSAVCPHLAGIVQWNSLEKSWDCPCHGSRFDCHGKVIEGPAFADLPPVGHQDRPKDQDSISPPPA, from the coding sequence ATGAATACATACAATACTCACGAAACACACACTTATTGGCTCGACTCTGTAGAAATGCCGGCAACCAAACCCTTAGACAAAGATCTGATGGTAGACACTTGTATCGTCGGCGGCGGCCTGGGCGGGTTGATCACTGCTTATCTTCTTATGAAAGAAGGCCGATCCGTCTGTATTCTGGAGGCGCACGAACTGGGAAGTGGTCAATCAGGAAGAACAACCGCCCACTTCACCACTGCACTAGATGATCGCTATTTTGAGATTGAAAGATTGCATGGCGAAGAAAAAACCTTCATGGCGGCGGAAAGTCATCAAGCGGCCCTTGAAGAGATTGAAAAAATCATTCTGGAAGAAGGCATCGAATGTGAAATGCAGCACGTAGATGGCTATCTTTTTTTAGCCGAAGGCGACCATCTTACGACTCTAGAAGAGGAATTCCGTGCCGCCAGTCGAGCCGGCCTTATCGTGAAGCTGGTGCAACAGCCCCCCGTGGGTTTCGACTGCGGAACTTGTCTGTGTTTTCCCCGACAAATTCAACTTCATCCGATGAAACTGCTGCGAGGACTGGCGGACGCTATTTTAAGAAAGGACCAGGCCATCTTCACTCAGACCGTGGTTGTCGATGTACAAGGTGGCGAAAAGGCCTTTGTCACCACTCGCGAAGGACACACTGTTCGAGCGCAAAACATCGTCGTGGCGACCAATTCCCCCATCAACGACCTGTTCGCCATTCACACCAAACAAGCGCCCTACCGAACTTACGTGATTGGTGGACTGATCACCAAAGGCCGCTTTCCCCATATTCTTTGTTGGGATACGGGCGACCCTTATCACTATATTCGCACAACTCCCTACTCGGTCACGCATGACTTGATCTTGGTCGGTGGAGAAGATCACAAGACGGGACAAAATTCTCATCCCGAAGAGACCTTAAAAAAATTGGAGATGTGGGCTCGTGCTCGTTTTCCGATCGAGTCCGTGCGCTATCACTGGTCCGGTCAAGTGATGGAGCCTGTCGATGGCATGGGGTTCTTAGGACACAATCCGATGGATAAGAACAACGTCTACGTCATCACCGGTGATTCGGGAAACGGTATGACCCATTGTGTGGTGGGCGGAATTTTAATTCGCGATCAGATCACCCATCGTCCTAATCCCTGGCACGAACTTTATGATCCCGGCCGAGTGAACTTGCGGGCGGCGAAAGAGTTTATTGCTGAAAATGCCAACGTGGCAGCTCAGTACACCGAGTATTTCACGCCAGAGCACGTAAAATCTTTTGAGTCCATACCCGAGGGAGAAGGCGCTGTCGTAAACTTGGGTTTAAAAAAAGTGGCCGTCTACAAAGACGAGGTCGGCCATCTTGAGTTTCTGTCGGCGGTATGCCCGCATCTGGCGGGCATTGTGCAGTGGAACTCGCTGGAAAAATCCTGGGATTGTCCCTGCCACGGTTCGCGATTTGATTGCCATGGAAAAGTTATTGAGGGGCCGGCCTTCGCGGATCTGCCTCCTGTCGGTCATCAAGATCGACCGAAGGATCAAGACAGCATCAGTCCTCCACCAGCCTGA
- a CDS encoding S1-like domain-containing RNA-binding protein gives MVQIGQYNKLKVVKHADFGVFLDGGDDGEILLPLRYMPDPCEVGDELEVFICYDSEDRLLATTEEPFAQVGDFAHLKVKAIEKVGAFLDWGLTKDLFLPYSEQTRELRAGQYVIVFIYLDKSDRITASMRLDRFIEKEPGNYQEGEAVNLFIAAKTDLGFKAIINGRHWGVLYQNEVFQPLYHGERVKGYIKQIRPDGKIDLSLQQLGHKGSDDIGEKILDLLKQKRGFLPLTEKTAPEEIYKLFGVSKKKYKMALGGLYKKRLVTIQDDGIRLVED, from the coding sequence GTGGTTCAGATCGGTCAATACAACAAACTTAAAGTCGTCAAACACGCTGATTTTGGCGTTTTTCTGGATGGTGGTGATGATGGCGAAATTCTTTTGCCTTTAAGATACATGCCGGACCCTTGTGAAGTGGGGGACGAGCTTGAAGTTTTTATCTGCTATGACTCTGAAGATCGTCTTTTAGCCACCACCGAAGAGCCTTTTGCGCAGGTGGGGGACTTTGCCCACCTTAAAGTCAAAGCCATAGAAAAAGTAGGGGCATTCTTGGACTGGGGCTTAACCAAGGACCTTTTTCTTCCCTACAGTGAACAAACCCGCGAACTGCGTGCGGGTCAATATGTGATCGTGTTCATTTACCTGGATAAGAGTGATCGAATCACCGCATCCATGCGTCTGGATCGCTTTATCGAAAAAGAACCGGGGAATTATCAGGAAGGCGAGGCGGTGAACTTATTCATCGCCGCCAAAACGGATTTGGGATTTAAAGCGATTATCAACGGCCGTCACTGGGGCGTCCTTTATCAGAACGAAGTCTTTCAACCCCTTTATCATGGTGAAAGAGTGAAGGGTTACATCAAACAAATCCGTCCCGATGGAAAGATCGATCTCAGTTTGCAACAACTCGGGCACAAAGGTTCTGACGATATCGGTGAAAAGATTCTGGATCTTTTAAAACAAAAGCGCGGATTTCTTCCTTTAACTGAAAAAACCGCGCCTGAAGAGATTTATAAACTTTTTGGCGTGAGCAAAAAGAAATATAAAATGGCTTTAGGCGGCCTTTATAAAAAACGTCTTGTGACGATTCAGGACGATGGCATCAGGCTGGTGGAGGACTGA
- the hflX gene encoding GTPase HflX — translation MDILNKSKLKAVLVGVQLPRVSDEETRGSLAELSRLVTTLGYEVVGQTSQKRNSTKSGTVLGDGKLKELASWTGGTGVIGPLVVKKKHKAALRFKNQDEDEADEFAAEEDDFAEVPEESEDLSLDADSDVPQEKAQVVIFDCDLSPSQLRNLESATGAQVLDRTGVIIEIFSRHARTKAARLQVEIARLTYVAPRLRETSGGEDRGGGGIGGKGAGETSVELDRRKIRDRIKELKHELAAISQEHITRRSRRNQEISVALVGYTNAGKSSLMRALTGSEVLVADKLFATLDTTVRVLYPESRPKILISDTVGFIKKLPHDLVASFKSTLDEAANASLLLYVVDSSDPTFRSQLQVTRAVLDEVGASDIDSLLVLNKVDRLSAEEREKLQQEYPEALFLSAHNKEDVANLRLRLIKHFETAMIDQELLIPYDVQGAIGEIRAKMRVLSENYDNRGVTLTIRAHIQDIEKIRTKFGI, via the coding sequence ATGGACATTCTGAATAAATCAAAATTGAAAGCTGTCCTTGTGGGCGTGCAACTTCCCCGCGTATCTGACGAGGAAACCCGTGGTTCTTTAGCAGAACTGTCCCGGTTAGTAACAACCTTAGGCTACGAAGTGGTGGGACAAACATCCCAGAAACGCAATTCCACTAAAAGTGGCACGGTCCTCGGCGATGGAAAGCTGAAAGAGCTCGCCTCTTGGACCGGGGGCACAGGCGTGATTGGCCCCTTAGTGGTAAAAAAGAAACACAAAGCAGCATTGCGTTTCAAAAACCAAGATGAAGATGAAGCCGATGAATTCGCAGCCGAGGAAGACGACTTTGCAGAGGTGCCGGAAGAAAGTGAAGACCTTTCTTTGGATGCAGACTCTGACGTGCCTCAAGAAAAGGCTCAGGTCGTTATTTTTGACTGTGATCTTTCCCCTTCCCAACTTCGCAATTTAGAAAGCGCCACAGGCGCTCAAGTTTTGGATCGCACCGGCGTGATCATCGAGATTTTCAGTCGCCATGCGCGAACCAAGGCAGCCCGCCTTCAGGTGGAAATCGCTCGCTTGACTTACGTGGCGCCACGCTTGCGCGAAACCAGCGGTGGTGAAGATCGTGGCGGCGGCGGAATCGGCGGGAAAGGGGCTGGTGAAACCAGTGTCGAGTTAGACCGTCGTAAAATCCGTGACCGCATCAAAGAACTGAAACATGAATTGGCAGCGATTTCTCAGGAGCACATCACGCGTCGTTCTCGTCGCAATCAGGAAATTTCTGTAGCGCTGGTCGGATACACCAACGCAGGCAAGTCCTCTTTAATGCGCGCTTTGACCGGAAGCGAAGTTTTAGTCGCGGATAAATTGTTTGCGACTTTGGATACGACCGTGCGTGTATTGTACCCGGAGTCACGACCAAAAATTTTGATCTCGGACACGGTGGGATTTATCAAGAAACTTCCTCATGATCTCGTAGCTTCCTTTAAATCCACTTTGGATGAGGCAGCAAATGCGTCTTTACTTCTTTACGTGGTGGATTCTTCGGACCCCACCTTCCGCTCACAACTGCAAGTGACCCGAGCCGTTCTTGATGAAGTTGGTGCCAGCGATATTGACAGCCTTTTGGTTTTAAACAAAGTCGATCGCCTGTCCGCCGAGGAGCGGGAAAAACTTCAACAGGAATATCCCGAAGCCCTTTTCCTTTCCGCTCATAACAAAGAAGATGTCGCCAATTTGCGCCTTCGTCTGATCAAACATTTTGAAACAGCGATGATTGATCAGGAATTGCTCATTCCTTATGACGTCCAAGGGGCTATCGGTGAAATCCGCGCTAAAATGCGTGTGCTGTCGGAAAACTACGACAATCGCGGCGTCACCTTGACGATCCGGGCCCATATTCAGGATATTGAAAAAATCCGCACGAAGTTTGGCATCTAA
- a CDS encoding SRPBCC domain-containing protein, protein MKDVIELSISIKAPTAWIWKALTDSSELENWWSDDVILQAKVGGTFKEPWEDDEGEKQLASGKVLAVKNEKHLIFTWREKNWPKNADTQCSFLIEDKGTVRTLTVKHEGWESLPETQRASVMKDFKVGWNYHLKELKSYLDD, encoded by the coding sequence ATGAAAGACGTCATCGAACTTTCTATTTCTATTAAAGCCCCGACAGCCTGGATCTGGAAGGCTTTAACGGATTCCAGCGAGCTAGAAAACTGGTGGAGTGATGACGTCATTTTGCAAGCCAAGGTCGGTGGCACATTCAAAGAACCCTGGGAAGATGACGAAGGGGAAAAACAACTGGCTTCGGGTAAAGTCCTCGCGGTCAAAAATGAAAAGCATCTTATTTTTACGTGGCGAGAAAAAAACTGGCCGAAAAATGCCGACACCCAATGCTCTTTCCTGATTGAAGATAAAGGAACTGTGCGCACCCTAACGGTGAAACACGAGGGCTGGGAAAGTCTTCCCGAGACACAACGAGCGTCCGTGATGAAAGATTTTAAAGTAGGTTGGAACTATCACCTGAAAGAACTCAAGTCCTATTTGGACGATTAA
- a CDS encoding DUF488 domain-containing protein: MKIFTVGYEGCDIEEFTEGLREKGVTHVVDIRKNPLSRKRGFSKKKLGEELAKKDIAYTHMPGLGVPTLWRKQAKTHLITREKMFRDYVKKVLPKQQDEILELLKMAKKKGLTLLCYESDALDCHRRYIAEEMNRHKKGKLKVENLVLKDQEEIFLFSIGKRGRVESHS, encoded by the coding sequence ATGAAGATCTTTACCGTGGGCTACGAAGGCTGCGACATCGAAGAATTCACAGAAGGTCTTAGGGAAAAGGGTGTCACCCATGTCGTGGACATCCGCAAAAATCCTTTGAGCCGTAAACGGGGGTTTTCGAAAAAGAAGCTGGGCGAAGAACTTGCCAAGAAAGACATTGCGTACACTCATATGCCCGGTCTGGGAGTTCCGACCTTGTGGCGCAAACAAGCTAAAACCCATCTGATCACCAGAGAAAAAATGTTTCGCGATTACGTGAAAAAGGTTTTACCAAAACAGCAGGACGAGATCTTAGAGCTTTTGAAAATGGCGAAGAAAAAGGGGCTCACCTTACTTTGTTATGAATCCGATGCGTTGGATTGTCACCGCCGTTATATCGCCGAGGAAATGAACCGTCATAAAAAAGGAAAATTAAAAGTTGAAAATCTGGTATTGAAAGATCAGGAAGAAATTTTTCTTTTCAGTATCGGTAAAAGAGGCCGAGTCGAAAGCCACTCTTAA
- a CDS encoding TonB-dependent siderophore receptor produces the protein MKNIRMLAFVSFLTLTFSTKLFAEDLTSSTVSESDIPAVKVVEIAETDSDVSGFFDVSTKELPASLRVLSAKTMTESNIQKLSDVTQVEAAVSNSYNAAGYWDALSIRGFVLDNRTSYLRDTLPINAETFIALENKEQIDILKGLSGAQVGVASPGGVINYKVKRPTTQDLRDVRMEVKERGGFLTAVDVGGRWYGAEDFGYRLNLAQESLRPELKNADGSRSLAAFAGDWNLSANSLFQAEIEWSRRSQPSQAAFSLLGTKLPEPVDPRLNLNNQLWSQPVVFEGLTGSLGFKYSFAANWSASITTAFQDLTTDDRLAYPYGCSSENNYDRYCSDGTFDLYDFRSDGEKRRTSSLKSTVDGLLHTGVIKHKLSFGVLTSQQKTRVQKQAYNYVGVGNVDGTAQLPADPALTDEGTHRDSVTTDFFVFDNLTYEKWNLWVGIRYSHIQRDSIRTDGSRSVAHEQGFLLPWLGLSYESEKFMTYVSASQGAESFVTPNKADYVHAGEYLPDVTSHQYEIGLRGLEDNTWFVTAFQIDRPLILDQKPLYQVDGRAEHQGLEIGGDVQWGHWHLEGSAMALKARRKDARIAATLNEKTPINVPSHTLRGQVSYKVSELKGLTLSSRALHEGPRAVTADNEVTLPAWTRWDVGASYAVTFLQTKMQWHLSVQNILDTRFWKESPEQYGHLYLYPGEARTLWLSVQAAL, from the coding sequence ATGAAAAACATACGCATGCTGGCGTTCGTCAGCTTTCTGACACTGACTTTTTCCACAAAATTATTTGCTGAAGATCTGACCTCAAGTACGGTGTCAGAATCTGATATTCCTGCCGTCAAAGTCGTGGAAATCGCCGAAACGGACAGTGACGTCTCTGGATTCTTCGATGTCTCGACCAAAGAGCTTCCGGCATCATTGCGAGTTCTTTCCGCGAAAACAATGACGGAAAGTAATATTCAAAAGCTTTCTGATGTGACGCAAGTCGAAGCGGCCGTATCCAACAGCTACAATGCCGCTGGCTATTGGGATGCGCTGTCCATTCGCGGATTCGTTTTGGACAATCGCACCAGCTATTTACGCGACACTTTGCCGATCAATGCCGAGACCTTTATCGCCTTAGAGAACAAAGAACAGATCGATATTTTAAAGGGACTCAGTGGAGCGCAAGTGGGGGTCGCGAGTCCTGGTGGTGTTATCAATTACAAAGTCAAAAGACCCACAACTCAGGATCTGCGAGACGTCCGAATGGAAGTCAAAGAACGTGGTGGTTTTTTGACGGCGGTGGATGTTGGCGGTCGCTGGTACGGAGCGGAAGATTTCGGTTACCGTCTGAACTTAGCGCAAGAAAGTTTGCGACCTGAGTTAAAGAATGCGGATGGCAGTCGCTCCTTGGCGGCCTTTGCGGGTGATTGGAATCTTTCCGCAAACTCGTTATTCCAAGCTGAAATTGAATGGTCGCGAAGATCACAACCGAGTCAGGCGGCATTTAGCTTATTAGGGACAAAGCTTCCCGAACCGGTCGACCCGCGCTTGAATCTGAACAATCAATTGTGGAGTCAACCCGTCGTCTTTGAAGGTCTGACAGGAAGCCTTGGTTTCAAATACTCTTTTGCAGCGAACTGGAGTGCCTCCATTACCACAGCCTTTCAGGATCTGACCACGGATGATAGATTGGCTTATCCCTACGGTTGTTCCAGTGAAAACAACTATGACCGTTATTGTTCTGATGGAACTTTTGATCTTTACGATTTTAGAAGTGATGGGGAAAAACGTCGGACCTCTTCATTGAAGTCCACAGTAGACGGCCTGCTGCACACCGGAGTGATAAAGCATAAGCTGAGTTTTGGGGTTTTGACGTCGCAGCAAAAAACGCGGGTACAGAAGCAAGCCTATAACTACGTGGGCGTAGGCAACGTCGATGGCACGGCTCAGCTTCCGGCTGATCCCGCGTTGACCGATGAGGGCACTCATCGTGATTCCGTCACCACGGACTTTTTTGTTTTTGACAATTTGACCTATGAAAAATGGAATTTGTGGGTAGGGATTCGTTACAGCCACATCCAGCGCGATAGCATCCGTACCGACGGCAGTCGTTCGGTGGCGCATGAACAAGGTTTCCTCTTACCTTGGTTGGGGTTGTCCTATGAATCTGAAAAATTTATGACCTACGTCAGTGCCAGTCAGGGCGCTGAATCGTTTGTAACTCCAAATAAAGCTGACTACGTCCATGCCGGAGAATACTTACCAGATGTGACCAGTCATCAATATGAAATCGGCCTGCGCGGCTTAGAAGACAACACCTGGTTCGTGACGGCTTTTCAAATTGACCGTCCGTTGATTCTTGATCAAAAGCCTTTGTATCAGGTCGATGGCAGAGCTGAACATCAGGGCCTTGAAATCGGCGGAGATGTGCAGTGGGGACACTGGCATTTGGAAGGAAGTGCGATGGCACTCAAAGCGCGCCGCAAGGACGCGCGCATTGCGGCGACCTTGAATGAGAAAACCCCCATTAATGTTCCCAGTCACACCTTGCGTGGGCAAGTGTCTTACAAGGTGTCAGAACTTAAAGGTCTGACCTTGTCTTCGCGAGCACTGCATGAAGGTCCTCGTGCGGTGACGGCCGACAATGAAGTGACGCTTCCAGCCTGGACTCGTTGGGATGTTGGAGCTTCTTATGCCGTGACTTTCCTGCAAACCAAGATGCAGTGGCATTTGTCAGTGCAGAATATTTTGGACACGCGCTTTTGGAAAGAGTCTCCTGAGCAGTATGGTCATCTTTATCTATACCCTGGCGAGGCTCGAACCCTATGGTTGAGTGTGCAAGCCGCACTTTAA